In the Anaeromyxobacter sp. genome, CGCAGGAGCGGCGTGGAGGCGGCGCTGCGGGAGGCCATCGACCGCGGCGCGCCGGTCCTGGGCATCTGCGTGGGGCTGCAGATCCTCTTCGAGGCCGGCGAGGAGGCCGGCGGCGCCCGCGGGTTGGGGCTCATCCCCTGGCACCATCCGCCGGCTGCCTGGCGGTGAAGCTGCCGCACATCGGCTGGTCGCCGGTGCGCGCCGCCGGCCCGCTCCACCCGCGCCTTCGCCCCCGCTCGACGGCGTACGTCTACTTCGCCCACAGCTACGCCGCGCCGGCCGAGGCCCCCGGCGTGAGGTTGCTGCTGAGCACGGCGTGCCGTACTGCGCCGGCCTGGCGCGCGGCAACCTGTTCGCGGCGGCAGTTCCACCCGGAGAAGAGCCAGCAGGTCGGGCTGGCCTTCCTGCGCCGCTTCGTGGAGGTCTAGGTGCTTCATCCCGGCGATCGATCTGATGGGCGGCGAGGTGGTGCGCCTGGAGAAGGGCGACTTCGCCACCAGGAAGGTCTACTCGCGCCACCCCGGCCGAGCAGGCCGCCGAGTTCCTGGCTTCGCCGCGCCACCCGGCTGCACGTGGTGGACCTGGACGGCGCCAGGAGCCGGCCGGCCGATCAACCTGGACACGGTGCGGGACATCTGCGCGGTGCAGGGGCTGAGATCGAGCTGACGGCGGGCTGCGGTCGCTGGCCGACGTGGAGCGCGTGCTGGCCCTGGGGGTGCGCTACGCCGTCCTCG is a window encoding:
- a CDS encoding gamma-glutamyl-gamma-aminobutyrate hydrolase family protein (Members of this family of hydrolases with an active site Cys residue belong to MEROPS family C26.); this translates as MENALREVGAEVVVTHDSGGGAARRPVVVPGQGAMPACADAMRRSGVEAALREAIDRGAPVLGICVGLQILFEAGEEAGGARGLGLIPWHHPPAAWR